Proteins encoded within one genomic window of Tigriopus californicus strain San Diego chromosome 12, Tcal_SD_v2.1, whole genome shotgun sequence:
- the LOC131891304 gene encoding neprilysin-2-like — MGRINLILLWFVAVDQSFSATIPIGDENVRKELCLTKTCIQLTSQLFDNMNLKADPCHDFYEFTCGNFVRTKEIPEDKGQVNGFERVKNLFEKQGKALLEKEQPEGDWEIFKHFRTHYKACMNESAIEEKSLTLIKTKLESLGGWPILKGEDWSDEDFRLEDYLVTAIQEGVRSFSLFEISVEIDEKTNDSHVIKLDQAMFGISREFLAQGRQERTVQAYRKYMNETAQHFGVKSENLDELDKVLDLEIELAGIALSQENRRNPILRYNELKAEEIPSTIVPSWTKLMQKIFQNETITGEEKVVIKDLDYFRNLESVLEGYSRRTVNSSRAPGEPWRPRSPLQLAAIVAEIASVDEMASAFVKETXRSFSLFEISVEIDEKTNDSHVIKLDQAMFGISREFLAQGRQERTVQAYRKYMNETAQHFGVKSEKLDELDKVLDLEIELAGIALSQENRRNPILRYNELKAEEIPSTIVPSWSKLMQKIFQNETITGEEKVVIKDLDYFRNLESVLEGYSRRTLANFLGWTMIKNLDSYLDSFMLDKKQELQAVLKGTRSQPLRWKRCVKAVGFNNYDPKSFKIGVGSMHVLEYFPPKAKEIVEGMLRRIRATFSELIVNSNWMDDATIGEAQAKLDRMDQMIGYPDELLDEEKVTSLYEGLEVSDDQYLQNHLTATKIYDKIKLQRLRKPASEFKWTYMSTSALVNAFNKWEINTMLFNAAFLQDIFFQTEAPMYKNYGAVGVAIGHEITHGFDNNGRKFDLDGKLRNWWTNDTDKAFDVKKECLVDQYEGLEVKQVGKNVNGRLTLGENIADFGGVRSSHMAFEKYLTENNETQVLPGLPFTPLQLYWIFFGQSWCTVARDEKIRDKLLNDKHSPPQFRINGPLSNYEGFAKDFGCKPGDQMVKETQCRIW; from the exons atgggGAGGATCAACTTGATTCTCTTGTGGTTCGTGGCGGTTGACCAAAGCTTTTCTGCAACCATTCCTATTGGTGATGAGAATGTGCGCAAGGAACTTTGTCTAACTAAGACTTGCATTCAATTGACCAGCCAACTTTTCGACAACATGAACCTAAAAGCTGATCCATGCCATGATTTCTACGAGTTCACTTGTGGTAATTTTGTACGCACCAAAGAGATCCCTGAGGACAAAGGTCAGGTCAACGGGTTTGAAAGGGTCAAGAATTTGTTTGAGAAACAAGGAAAAGCTCTCTTGGAAAAAGAACAACCCGAAGGAGATTGGGAGATCTTCAAGCATTTCCGAACTCACTATAAGGCCTGCATGAATGAATCGGCCATTGAGGAGAAGAGTTTGACCTTGATCAAGACCAAGCTGGAATCATTGGGAGGTTGGCCGATTCTGAAAGGAGAAGATTGGTCGGACGAAGATTTCCGTTTAGAGGATTATCTTGTGACAGCAATTCAAGAGGGTGTCcgctctttttccttgtttgagATATCCGTagaaattgatgaaaagaCCAATGACAGCCATGTGATCAAGCTCGATCAAGCTATGTTCGGAATTAGTAGGGAGTTTCTAGCACAGGGTCGTCAGGAAAGAACTGTCCAGGCTTATCGCAAATACATGAATGAAACGGCCCAACATTTCGGAGTTAAATCCGAGAACCTGGACGAATTAGACAAAGTCCTTGATTTGGAAATAGAATTGGCTGGCATTGCTCTCAGTCAAGAGAATCGAAGAAATCCTATTCTTCGTTATAATGAGTTAAAAGCTGAAGAAATCCCATCCACGATTGTCCCTTCTTGGACTAAACTGATGCAAAAGATAttccaaaatgaaaccattACTGGAGAGGAGAAAGTGGTCATTAAAGATCTGGATTACTTTCGCAACTTGGAAAGTGTCCTTGAAGGGTACAGTCGGCGGACNGTCAATTCATCC CGGGCACCAGGCGAGCCTTGGAGACCCCGCTCGCCTTTGCAATTGGCAGCAATTGTGGCCGAAATAGCCTCTGTGGATGAAATGGCCTCTGCCTTTGTCAAA GAGACGNTCcgctctttttccttgtttgagATATCCGTagaaattgatgaaaagaCCAATGACAGCCATGTGATCAAGCTCGATCAAGCTATGTTCGGAATTAGTAGGGAGTTTCTAGCACAGGGTCGTCAGGAAAGAACTGTCCAGGCTTATCGCAAATACATGAATGAAACGGCCCAACATTTCGGAGTTAAATCAGAAAAACTGGACGAATTAGACAAAGTCCTTGATTTGGAAATAGAATTGGCTGGCATTGCTCTCAGTCAAGAGAATCGAAGAAATCCTATTCTTCGTTATAATGAGTTAAAAGCTGAAGAAATCCCATCCACGATTGTCCCTTCTTGGTCTAAACTGATGCAAAAGATAttccaaaatgaaaccattACTGGAGAGGAGAAAGTGGTCATTAAAGATCTGGATTACTTTCGCAACTTGGAAAGTGTCCTTGAAGGGTACAGTCGGCGGACCTTGGCTAACtttcttggatggacaatgaTCAAAAATTTGGATTCCTATTTGGACTCCTTCATGCTGGACAAGAAGCAAGAATTACAAGCAGTTTTAAAAGGGACGAGGTCACAACCTCTTCGATGGAAAAGATGTGTCAAGGCTGTCGGGTTTAACAATTACGATCCCAAATCCTTCAAAATCGGCGTGGGAAGCATGCACGTCCTAGAGTACTTCCCTCCCAAGGCCAAAGAGATCGTGGAGGGTATGTTGAGGAGGATTAGGGCCACATTCTCCGAACTCATTGTCAATTCCAATTGGATGGATGACGCAACCATTGGCGAAGCTCAAGCCAAATTGGACCGGATGGACCAAATGATAGGATATCCGGATGAGTTGTTAGACGAGGAGAAGGTCACGAGTCTTTACGAAGGCTTAGAGGTGTCTGACGATCAGTACCTGCAAAATCATTTGACCGCAACTAAGATATACGACAAAATAAAACTGCAAAGGCTTCGCAAACCTGCTTCGGAATTCAAATGGACTTACATGAGTACTTCTGCTCTGGTCAATGCATTTAACAAATGGGAAATCAACACCATGCTCTTCAATGCGGCCTTTCTTCAAGATATTTTCTTCCAAACTGAGGCTCCTATGTACAAGAACTATGGGGCAGTGGGTGTGGCTATTGGTCACGAGATCACACATGGATTTGACAATAACGGGCGGAAATTTGACCTTGACG GTAAACTCAGAAATTGGTGGACCAACGACACAGACAAAGCCtttgatgtcaaaaaagaGTGCCTGGTCGACCAGTACGAAGGCCTTGAAGTCAAACAAGTTGGCAAGAATGTCAATGGACGTTTGACTTTGGGAGAGAATATTGCCGATTTTGGTGGCGTGCGCTCTTCTCACATGGCATTTG AGAAATACTTGAccgaaaataatgaaacacaGGTCTTGCCCGGTCTACCTTTCACCCCTTTGCAACTGTATTGGATCTTCTTTGGACAGTCTTGGTGCACTGTCGCTCGAGATGAGAAGATCAGGGACAAGCTGCTGAATGACAAACATTCGCCTCCCCAATTCCGGATCAACGGGCCCTTATCGAACTATGAAGGCTTTGCCAAGGACTTTGGATGTAAACCAGGTGATCAGATGGTCAAAGAAACCCAATGCCGAATCTGGTAA